In a genomic window of Parambassis ranga chromosome 24, fParRan2.1, whole genome shotgun sequence:
- the LOC114428797 gene encoding serine protease 23-like — MFAGMDLRYVMCVLFCAAALTVSAVLGQNERSDVYRWTRQSLPELLVRHTAPVNTPLFIGKEEKEDKGTTICGIECQSSLPPMDQVKQERILGYETMYENGTRTHTDVSLLGFNMTSGAHTSFHTRRKRQVYGVDGRFVISDSHFITNYPFSAAVRLSTGCSGVLISPKHVLTAARCIHDGKDYLESSRKLKVGVLQLKIKRGRFGRRRGGRRRSGGEEKAEEQLMEGGEEKNSIDGERGRRGGAGRRHRGGRGGKEGVTDRFEGRRRKLRTLSRIRRSTETGKQPVFRWTRVKQTRIPQGWILSMSSNNSVSSDYNYALLELRRPVKQRYMELGVAPAAAPLTRIHFSGFDADKSLLDGHGDEKVIYRFCSVAKESNDLMYQHCDAQPGAMGAGVYIRLRQEEEQKGKWQRRVIGVFAGHQWVDVEGGDEKDFNVAVRITPLKYAQICQWIRGDPSLCKEI; from the exons ATGTTTGCAG GGATGGACCTCAGATATGTTATGTGTGTGCTGTTCTGTGCAGCTGCCCTGACAGTGTCTGCTGTTTTAGGTCAGAATGAGAGAAGTGATGTGTACCGGTGGACGAGGCAGAGCCTCCCGGAGCTGTTAGTCCGACACACAGCACCTGTAAACACGCCATTGTTCAtaggaaaggaggaaaaagaagacaaaggaaCCACAATTTGTGGAATAGAGTGTCAAAGCAGCCTACCACCGATGGATCAGGTGAAGCAAGAGAGGATTCTGGGATATGAAACCATGTATGAAAATGGCACTCGCACACATACAGATGTCAGTCTGCTGGGGTTCAATATGACATCTGGAGCACACACAAGTTTTCATACCCGCAGGAAACGACAGGTTTACGGAGTAGATGGACGTTTTGTAATCTCGGACTCCCACTTCATCACCAACTACCCGTTCTCCGCAGCCGTCCGCCTCTCCACAGGCTGCTCTGGAGTCCTGATATCTCCAAAACATGTGCTAACAGCAGCACGCTGCATCCACGATGGTAAAGACTACCTGGAGAGTTCCAGGAAGCTTAAAGTGGGTGTTTTACAGCTGAAGATTAAAAGAGGAAGGTttggcaggaggagaggagggcgaCGAAGAAGTGGGGGTGAGGAAAAAGCTGAGGAGCAGCTGATGGAAGGGGGTGAGGAGAAGAATAGTatagatggagagagagggagaagaggaggagcaggcagaaGACATAGAGGGGGAAGAGGTGGTAAGGAGGGAGTAACTGATAGATTtgagggaagaagaaggaagctAAGAACCCTCAGTCGTATACGACGCAGCACTGAAACCGGAAAGCAGCCTGTGTTTCGTTGGACCCGAGTTAAGCAAACCAGAATCCCTCAGGGATGGATCCTCAGCATGAGCTCCAACAactctgtctcctctgactaTAATTACGCCCTTCTGGAGCTGAGACGACCAGTCAAGCAGAGGTACATGGAGCTTGGGGTggcacctgctgctgcacccCTGACACGGATCCACTTCTCAGGCTTTGACGCTGATAAGAGCCTGCTGGACGGGCACGGGGACGAAAAGGTCATTTATCGCTTCTGCTCAGTGGCAAAGGAGTCAAACGATCTGATGTATCAGCACTGCGACGCACAGCCCGGGGCGATGGGCGCTGGTGTTTACATTCGTctgagacaggaagaggaacagAAAGGGAAGTGGCAGAGGAGGGTGATCGGGGTGTTTGCAGGTCATCAGTGGGTGGATGTTGAGGGAGGAGACGAAAAGGACTTTAATGTTGCAGTGAGGATCACACCTCTCAAATACGCTCAGATCTGCCAGTGGATCCGTGGAGATCCAAGTCTCTGTAAAGAGATTTAA
- the LOC114429075 gene encoding leukotriene B4 receptor 1-like → METANFTAVTSNMSSSAAGHTPHLAWVSTGLVPAVLMSFCFLLGVPGNIAVIILRPNWQHLSSQSQSLMLNLAVSDLFCLLPLPVWIYAYLYSWTFGLVACKLVTYLIYCCVYGSMQTVTAMSVQRYLLVVQLQQRCFQLVGMKRLLVLLWLVAVILSIPVLVVRQLTTVQQQIHCQEKYSSDAQRLAKLLTETIVGICSVTIVALAYLCLHRKVNQAALFNNPQTTKLITSIIVTYVVLWTPYITINVLAVAAVALGHEGLLKFYTDTWRITGAVTFVNSCVNPLLYAFTSCNICTICQKPKELLQKLRFPQIPPRPQENS, encoded by the coding sequence ATGGAGACAGCCAACTTCACTGCAGTCACTTCTAAcatgtcctcctctgctgctggacaTACTCCTCACCTCGCCTGGGTGTCCACCGGTCTGGTCCCTGCAGTGCTGATGTCTTTCTGCTTCCTGCTGGGAGTTCCTGGAAACATCGCTGTGATCATTCTCAGACCTAACTGGCAGCACCTGtccagtcagagtcagagtttGATGCTGAATCTGGCTGTGTCAGACCTGTTCTGCCTGCTTCCTCTTCCCGTGTGGATATACGCATACCTCTACAGCTGGACCTTTGGCCTTGTGGCCTGCAAGCTGGTGACATATTTGATATATTGCTGCGTTTATGGCAGCATGCAGACTGTGACAGCAATGAGCGTCCAGCGCTACCTCCTGGTGGTGCAGCTACAGCAGAGGTGTTTCCAGCTGGTAGGAATGAAGAGGCTGCTGGTCCTACTGTGGCTGGTAGCCGTGATCCTGTCCATCCCTGTTCTAGTGGTTCGACAGCTGACAACAGTTCAACAACAGATACATTGCCAGGAAAAGTACTCTTCTGATGCCCAGCGGCTGGCTAAGCTGCTAACAGAGACCATAGTGGGAATTTGTTCAGTTACTATTGTGGCATTAGCATACCTCTGCCTCCACAGGAAGGTGAACCAGGCAGCCCTGTTCAACAATCCACAAACAACCAAACTGATCACCAGTATCATCGTGACCTATGTTGTCTTGTGGACACCATATATTACCATTAATGTGTTGGCTGTGGCAGCTGTTGCTCTTGGGCATGAGGGGCTGTTGAAGTTTTATACGGATACATGGAGGATAACTGGAGCTGTGACATTTGTCAATAGCTGCGTAAATCCGTTACTGTATGCATTTACTTCTTGCAACATATGTACAATATGCCAGAAACCTAAAGAGTTACTTCAAAAACTCAGATTTCCACAAATTCCACCTAGGCCACAGGAGAACTCTTAG